Part of the Zhongshania aliphaticivorans genome, ACAAAGACGCTGTGTCATGGTGGCCATTTAAACTTGGCAGAGGTTTAGCCATATATCTGCCTGAGCATAGCTAAAATATCATCACGGTTACTCGTAATTGCCTGCTCACTAGGGACCATCCAACTCCCCCCTACACAGGCCACTTTTTCAAGCACCAAATAATCGAGGTAATCAGTGGCGGATATACCACCTGCAGGATAAAAAGTGACATCGGGAAACGCAGCAGAAAGTGACTCTAATAAGCTAGCGCCCCCCACATTTGCAGCAGGGAAACAACTAAGTACACGATGCTCTTCATTCATCGCAGCCATTATCTCGCTGGCAGTGGCTACGCCGGGAATATAGGGCGTTAAGGTCTTTCTAGCGAGTATCGACAACTCTTGAGAAAAACCCGGGCTAACGGCGAAATCAGCTTCATCTGCTACCCGCAACATCTGCCTGCGACTTAGCACTGACCCAACGCCGACCTTGGCAAAGGGCATCATGTCTTTACACAGTTTTACCATCTGCCAAGCTTGACGATCGCTAAGTGTTATTTGTATCGCGGGTATTTTGGCCTCGGCAAACAACTCAGCACAAGCTTGTGCATGACCCATTGAACTAAAGTTAGCAACGGCCATCACCGGTGCTGCGCCTTGTAAAACTCTCAGCGCATCGCTCATCAAAATCCTCCCAGGGCTATTTATAGCTCGCAGGCATTAATTTAAATGACTGCCACATTGTCTTGCACCACTCTACAGATTGAGGGGCAGCAATAGCAACCTCAGAGAAGGATCAATCTAAAGTTCGCTTATAACGAAGCATTGCGATTAAAACGACGACCACCATAAAAACAACAATCGCGACTAACTCGCCTCGTAAGTCATTAAAACCAGCACCCTTCAACATAATCCCACGTACAACTCTAAGGAAGTGGGTTAAGGGCAAACCCTCGCCAATGATTTGTGCCCACAAAGGCATTCCTCGAAACGGGAACATAAAACCAGACAACAACATTGAGGGCAAAAAGAAAAACACCGTCAATTGCATGGCTTGAATTTGTGTTTTAGCAATCGTCGAAAAGGTAAATCCCAGCGCCAAATTAGCAATAATAAAAAGGGCAACGCTGATCAACAATAAGCCAATGCTGCCAACGAAAGGTACGGAGAACATCCAGTGCGCAACACATAAAACAATCACTGTCTGTACGGCCCCGACACCCAGAAAGGGTAGGATTTTACCGATCATCACCTCTAAGGGAGTGCCTGGCATAGCCAATAGATTTTCCATTGTGCCGCGCTCGGTTTCCCGCGTCATGGCGACCCCCGTAATCATCACTAAGGTCATTGTTAATATGACGCCAAGCAGGCCAGGAACAATATTGTATTGAGTGATACCTTCAGGGTTATAACGTGGATGAACTACCACCTCCACGGGACCGGCATCGCCCTGTAAATGCGATAAAGCACCTGTTAAATCTTTACTCAAAGCTTGGCTGACAATGGTATTAATTCTGCCTATAGCGTTCGAGGCTGCCACCGGATCAGTGGCATCCGCCGCCACCAATAACGAGGGCCGCTCCCCTCTGATTAAACGCTTGGTAAATCCGCTAGGAATTTCAATAACAAATACCGCGTCACCGCTGGCAAGCAAATGCTCGGCACTACGTGAATCTGCAATTTCTGTATTTATATCAAAATATTCAGAATGCACTAAACCGGTAACAATACTCCGAACTTGCGGGGTGTATTCCTCTATATGTACCGCCGTTGGTAAATGTTTTGGGTCGGTGTTGATGGCGTAACCAAACAATACCAACTCTAAAATAGGGATAGCTAACATCACCGCAAAGGTTAATCTGTCTCTGCGCATTTGAATTAGCTCTTTAACAAACACCGCATTGAT contains:
- the eda gene encoding bifunctional 4-hydroxy-2-oxoglutarate aldolase/2-dehydro-3-deoxy-phosphogluconate aldolase; this translates as MSDALRVLQGAAPVMAVANFSSMGHAQACAELFAEAKIPAIQITLSDRQAWQMVKLCKDMMPFAKVGVGSVLSRRQMLRVADEADFAVSPGFSQELSILARKTLTPYIPGVATASEIMAAMNEEHRVLSCFPAANVGGASLLESLSAAFPDVTFYPAGGISATDYLDYLVLEKVACVGGSWMVPSEQAITSNRDDILAMLRQIYG
- a CDS encoding ABC transporter permease, coding for MSRQHVRKRGLNFTRINAVFVKELIQMRRDRLTFAVMLAIPILELVLFGYAINTDPKHLPTAVHIEEYTPQVRSIVTGLVHSEYFDINTEIADSRSAEHLLASGDAVFVIEIPSGFTKRLIRGERPSLLVAADATDPVAASNAIGRINTIVSQALSKDLTGALSHLQGDAGPVEVVVHPRYNPEGITQYNIVPGLLGVILTMTLVMITGVAMTRETERGTMENLLAMPGTPLEVMIGKILPFLGVGAVQTVIVLCVAHWMFSVPFVGSIGLLLISVALFIIANLALGFTFSTIAKTQIQAMQLTVFFFLPSMLLSGFMFPFRGMPLWAQIIGEGLPLTHFLRVVRGIMLKGAGFNDLRGELVAIVVFMVVVVLIAMLRYKRTLD